A window of Microscilla marina ATCC 23134 contains these coding sequences:
- a CDS encoding nitroreductase family protein has product MKVDFMQTQTDIQTPFNIDEINRLMRERRSVFPKQFSGKAIPREIIEQILENANWAPNHGKTEPWRFVVFTGEGLKELARFQSELYKRITPADQFDQKKFDKLANKPLMASHVIAIGMSRQVSEKIPEIEEIEAVACAVQNIYLTATAYGVGGYWGSGGVTYREEAKDFFGLDPQDKLLGFFYLGYPEKTPKAGTRGDIKDKVVWVEE; this is encoded by the coding sequence ATGAAAGTTGACTTTATGCAAACTCAAACAGATATACAAACCCCGTTCAATATAGACGAAATCAACCGCCTGATGCGCGAACGCCGTTCGGTTTTCCCCAAACAGTTTTCGGGCAAGGCAATTCCCCGCGAAATCATAGAACAAATACTGGAAAATGCCAACTGGGCGCCTAACCACGGCAAAACCGAGCCTTGGCGGTTTGTGGTGTTTACAGGTGAAGGCTTGAAAGAATTGGCACGCTTTCAGTCTGAGCTATACAAACGGATTACCCCAGCCGACCAGTTTGATCAAAAAAAGTTTGACAAACTTGCCAACAAACCCTTGATGGCATCGCATGTAATAGCCATAGGTATGAGTCGTCAGGTATCAGAAAAAATACCCGAAATAGAAGAGATAGAAGCCGTAGCCTGTGCTGTGCAAAATATTTACTTGACTGCCACTGCCTATGGGGTAGGGGGCTATTGGGGCAGTGGTGGGGTTACCTATCGCGAAGAAGCTAAAGACTTTTTTGGGCTCGACCCACAAGACAAATTGTTGGGCTTCTTTTATTTGGGTTACCCCGAAAAAACTCCCAAAGCAGGCACCCGTGGCGACATAAAAGACAAAGTGGTATGGGTAGAAGAGTAG
- a CDS encoding ABC-F family ATP-binding cassette domain-containing protein, protein MLAISNMSFYFGSRPLYKDANLHIKPKDRIGLIGANGTGKSTLLRLISGEYAPDEGTISKAKDCTIGFLNQDLLSYLTNESILEVAMQAFEEQNQLQEQIDKTLHEMEVNYTDSLVDKLAKLQERFEMLGGYSMQAKAEEILEGLGFKTADLQRPLQEFSGGWRMRVMLAKLLLQKPALLMLDEPTNHLDLPSIQWIENYIHSYEGAIIVVSHDRQFLDNAVKTTVEVSQAKLNIYAGNYSFYLKERELRQEIQQSAYENQQDKIRQTERFIERFRSKSTKARQVQSRVKALEKMDLIDEVIDETAKVNFKFNFGQKSGRQVMELDNIGKAYGDLTILKNTTARIERGDKIALVGANGKGKSTLLRIIAGTEQIKGERKLGHNVLFSFFAQHQLESLVVENEILEELKQAGSAKTETELRSVLGCFLFKDDDVFKKIKILSGGEKSRVALAKVLISEANFLLLDEPTNHLDIQSVNILMQALDQYEGTFVVVSHDRHFISQVANKIWYIEDEEIKEYLGTFAEYNDWYQKQLAKKMAQAAAPQEKKKKEKKPKPQDSPEIKAIKREIRETKMALEKAEAKVTKSEKKQEEIELKLADNTIYNDPEKLEKTQQEFAKVQEELAAANDAWEELVMKIDELEAQL, encoded by the coding sequence ATGCTCGCCATTAGTAACATGTCGTTTTATTTCGGTAGCCGACCGTTGTACAAAGATGCCAACCTTCATATCAAACCCAAAGACCGGATAGGACTCATTGGAGCCAATGGTACTGGAAAATCTACCCTGTTAAGACTTATTTCAGGTGAATATGCTCCCGACGAGGGCACCATTTCTAAGGCAAAAGATTGTACGATTGGCTTTCTTAACCAAGACTTGCTTTCTTACCTTACCAACGAGAGTATTCTGGAGGTGGCCATGCAGGCTTTTGAAGAACAAAATCAACTCCAGGAGCAAATTGATAAAACCTTGCACGAGATGGAGGTAAATTATACCGACTCGTTGGTAGACAAACTTGCCAAATTACAAGAACGTTTCGAGATGTTGGGAGGCTACTCTATGCAAGCAAAAGCCGAAGAAATTCTTGAAGGTTTGGGCTTCAAAACTGCTGATTTGCAACGCCCTTTGCAGGAATTTTCGGGAGGATGGCGTATGCGGGTAATGCTTGCCAAATTGCTATTGCAAAAGCCCGCCTTGCTGATGCTCGATGAACCTACCAATCACTTAGATTTACCGTCTATTCAGTGGATAGAAAACTACATTCATAGCTACGAAGGCGCCATTATAGTAGTATCGCACGACCGCCAGTTTTTGGACAATGCTGTAAAAACCACGGTAGAGGTGTCACAGGCAAAGCTAAATATTTATGCGGGCAATTATTCTTTTTATCTGAAAGAACGCGAGCTCCGTCAGGAAATACAACAATCTGCCTACGAAAACCAACAAGACAAAATACGTCAAACTGAACGTTTTATTGAGCGTTTTCGATCTAAATCTACCAAAGCACGCCAGGTACAATCAAGAGTAAAGGCACTGGAAAAAATGGACTTGATTGATGAGGTAATTGACGAAACTGCCAAGGTAAATTTTAAGTTTAACTTTGGGCAAAAGTCGGGGCGTCAGGTAATGGAGCTCGACAATATAGGCAAGGCTTACGGCGACCTTACTATCTTGAAAAACACCACAGCACGCATAGAACGAGGCGATAAAATAGCATTGGTGGGTGCCAACGGAAAGGGTAAGTCTACTCTGTTGCGCATTATTGCAGGTACCGAACAAATAAAGGGCGAACGCAAACTAGGGCACAATGTGTTGTTCTCGTTTTTTGCCCAGCACCAGCTCGAGTCGTTGGTAGTAGAAAACGAAATACTAGAGGAACTCAAACAAGCGGGCTCGGCAAAAACAGAAACGGAACTACGAAGCGTATTGGGTTGCTTTTTGTTTAAGGATGACGACGTATTTAAGAAAATTAAAATTCTTTCGGGAGGAGAAAAGTCAAGGGTGGCTCTAGCCAAGGTGCTGATCTCTGAAGCCAACTTTCTGCTACTCGATGAGCCTACCAACCACCTAGACATTCAATCGGTCAATATATTGATGCAGGCACTCGATCAATACGAAGGTACTTTTGTAGTAGTATCGCACGACCGTCACTTTATTTCGCAGGTGGCCAATAAGATTTGGTACATCGAAGACGAAGAAATTAAAGAATATCTGGGCACTTTTGCCGAGTACAACGATTGGTACCAAAAACAACTGGCAAAAAAAATGGCGCAAGCAGCGGCTCCTCAAGAGAAGAAAAAGAAGGAAAAAAAGCCAAAGCCACAAGACTCGCCCGAAATAAAGGCAATTAAGCGTGAAATACGAGAAACCAAAATGGCGCTCGAAAAAGCTGAAGCAAAGGTCACTAAATCAGAAAAAAAGCAAGAGGAGATAGAGCTCAAGCTTGCTGACAACACTATTTATAACGATCCTGAAAAACTAGAAAAAACCCAACAGGAATTTGCCAAAGTACAAGAGGAATTGGCTGCCGCCAATGATGCTTGGGAAGAACTGGTAATGAAAATAGATGAACTGGAAGCACAGCTTTAG
- a CDS encoding AAA family ATPase produces the protein MTRYKTEQLLSFEIPYDWDLLTTHFDWLQALYDCPQDPIYHAEGNVGIHTRMVVEALFELQGWQQADAQTRTILFTACLLHDIAKPECTVIEPIEGTDQVRITSPRHAKKGEKRARQVLADLPWSHWVKEQICQLVRFHGLPIWFLSKTHPEKTVIQASLSVNTEWLAWVAEADLRGRISDTQEEWLERIEFFAEFCREQHCFGAARHFASPHTRFLYFQKSEVYPDAPIYDNTCVEVFLLCGLPGAGKDTWIDTYATDLPVVSLDKLRQELGVSFKDNQGKVIQAAQEKAKECLRKQQSFVWNATNITRQNRKKLIDLFSQYRGSTTIVYLPKPLSVVLKQNREREVVIKEKVIYNFLGRLEPPTIAEAHRLWVVE, from the coding sequence ATGACACGCTATAAAACCGAACAACTATTATCGTTTGAAATTCCCTACGATTGGGACTTGCTTACAACACATTTTGATTGGCTGCAAGCCTTGTACGATTGTCCACAAGACCCGATATACCACGCTGAAGGCAATGTAGGCATTCACACCCGCATGGTAGTAGAGGCTTTGTTTGAGCTGCAAGGATGGCAACAAGCAGACGCCCAAACTCGTACCATTTTGTTTACCGCCTGTTTGCTGCACGACATTGCCAAACCCGAATGCACCGTGATAGAGCCCATAGAAGGTACCGACCAAGTAAGAATTACTTCGCCGCGCCACGCCAAAAAGGGTGAAAAACGAGCCAGACAGGTGTTGGCAGATTTACCCTGGAGCCATTGGGTAAAAGAGCAGATTTGCCAATTGGTACGTTTTCATGGTTTGCCTATTTGGTTTTTGTCTAAAACTCATCCCGAAAAAACCGTAATTCAGGCAAGCCTAAGTGTAAATACCGAATGGCTTGCTTGGGTGGCGGAGGCAGATCTAAGGGGGCGAATAAGTGATACCCAGGAAGAGTGGCTGGAGCGAATTGAATTCTTTGCTGAGTTTTGCCGTGAGCAACACTGTTTTGGAGCCGCACGACATTTTGCCAGTCCACATACTCGTTTTTTGTATTTTCAAAAGTCCGAAGTATACCCCGATGCCCCTATTTATGACAATACTTGTGTAGAGGTATTTTTACTTTGTGGGCTGCCAGGCGCTGGCAAAGACACTTGGATTGACACATACGCAACAGATTTACCTGTAGTATCGTTAGACAAGCTCCGACAAGAATTGGGGGTGTCGTTTAAAGACAACCAAGGCAAGGTAATACAAGCTGCGCAAGAAAAAGCAAAAGAATGTTTGCGTAAACAGCAGTCATTTGTGTGGAATGCCACCAATATTACCCGCCAAAACCGAAAAAAGCTCATTGACTTATTTAGTCAATACCGGGGCAGCACTACCATTGTGTATTTACCCAAACCTTTGTCGGTAGTGCTCAAGCAAAACCGTGAACGAGAAGTAGTCATTAAGGAAAAGGTAATCTATAATTTTTTGGGCAGGCTTGAACCACCCACCATTGCCGAGGCGCACCGTTTGTGGGTGGTGGAGTAG
- a CDS encoding RNA ligase family protein has translation MNSKKYPRTYHLPWSPGATSDDKIAAFIDQAIGQPIIITEKLDGENTCLNQHGVFARSHAAPTQNPWSSYLWDIHTRIHYQLDELEVFGESLFAIHSITYTGLQQYFYVFGMRQGTVWLPWEEVVMYADLLDLPLAPVLFEGTVQNEAELKALIDGVLREPSEFESLELGIEVPKEGAVVRLATAFESDDFDQSVFKWVRANHVQTDEHWTRNWKRAPLEHEWIQQQLKKNNRT, from the coding sequence ATGAACTCAAAAAAATACCCCCGTACTTATCACTTGCCCTGGTCGCCTGGGGCTACTTCTGACGATAAGATTGCGGCTTTTATAGACCAAGCCATTGGGCAACCCATCATCATTACCGAAAAACTGGATGGCGAAAATACTTGCTTGAATCAACACGGTGTATTTGCCCGCTCCCATGCTGCGCCTACCCAAAACCCTTGGTCAAGCTACCTGTGGGATATTCACACCCGCATACACTATCAACTAGACGAGCTAGAGGTTTTTGGCGAAAGTCTGTTTGCGATTCACTCTATTACTTATACAGGGTTACAGCAATATTTCTATGTGTTTGGCATGCGTCAGGGCACGGTATGGCTTCCCTGGGAAGAAGTGGTTATGTATGCCGACTTGCTAGACCTACCTCTGGCGCCAGTGTTGTTTGAAGGAACCGTGCAAAACGAAGCCGAACTTAAGGCATTGATTGATGGGGTTTTGCGCGAACCCAGTGAGTTTGAAAGCCTGGAGCTGGGTATTGAAGTACCCAAAGAAGGGGCGGTAGTGCGTTTAGCCACTGCTTTTGAGTCAGACGATTTTGACCAAAGTGTTTTTAAATGGGTAAGAGCCAACCACGTGCAAACTGATGAGCACTGGACCAGAAACTGGAAACGTGCCCCGCTTGAACACGAATGGATACAACAACAATTGAAAAAAAACAACCGCACATGA
- a CDS encoding PAS domain-containing sensor histidine kinase: MDADIHSLIEKLSKASGVDLFPYLAQIKEGESIHQPTADLRQNPINTDEITLLLGKSVMQDTRLAVLVINTEMNVLLANETYCQWWQTTPEVVNQANLQHLWSSASREWWHLLTLIKHAFIKQKAFEDVLHWHNNAQETVLDVKTRFIGNNGQSTYLMLTFEDITKRFQRERTLDRLSFVVKHINDFVIVTNEHGQIEWVNDSFNKVTGYELREIEGVPLTKFLQQKDLNKEAIKRIEAKIEKNEIVEEELQNRRKDGLPYWNKLTIRVMYDTAAHQKKYLSIHTNTTEYKAHEKYLSQLINELQHQQFAIDQAALITITDRNGYITHANEAFCRVSKYEEHELLGQKHSLVNSGYHPRSFFKDMWGTVRKGMLWRGEIHNRAKDGTFYWVDVTIVPFLYKDEGHDPYKYLFIRFDITERKNAEKQLIVAKDKAEEANRLKSNFLANMSHEIRTPLNGILGVVQLIEIESDNETMLHYAHLIGQSGQRLLNTINGILDLSRIEANRAEVSWEQVNIIELVSALVQSLEVLANSRNIYLNIEFNLAQKQVLIDPYLLEQVLNNLLGNAIKFTERGGVTLRLNDENNCLTIEVIDTGIGIEEHFLKEIFEPFKQESTGMERRFQGSGLGLAIAKKIVELMGGDIKVHSKKNLGSCFTVIFPEQKLNPEAESQ, encoded by the coding sequence ATGGATGCTGACATACATTCCCTGATAGAAAAACTTTCTAAAGCTTCGGGCGTAGATTTATTTCCTTACCTGGCTCAAATTAAAGAGGGAGAATCCATTCATCAACCTACTGCTGACCTTCGTCAAAACCCCATCAACACAGACGAAATCACTTTATTATTGGGCAAATCTGTCATGCAGGATACGCGCTTGGCGGTGTTGGTCATCAATACCGAAATGAACGTATTGCTTGCCAATGAAACTTATTGCCAATGGTGGCAAACCACGCCTGAAGTAGTAAACCAGGCCAACTTACAGCATTTGTGGAGCAGTGCCTCGCGCGAATGGTGGCACTTGTTAACTTTGATTAAACACGCTTTTATCAAACAAAAAGCTTTTGAAGATGTATTGCATTGGCACAACAATGCGCAGGAAACTGTGCTGGACGTGAAGACCAGGTTTATTGGCAACAATGGACAATCCACATACTTGATGCTCACCTTTGAAGACATCACAAAGCGTTTTCAGCGTGAACGCACCCTTGACCGCTTGTCGTTTGTAGTCAAACACATCAACGATTTTGTAATAGTGACCAATGAGCACGGGCAAATAGAATGGGTAAACGATAGTTTTAACAAAGTAACTGGATATGAGCTAAGGGAGATTGAAGGGGTACCACTGACAAAGTTTTTGCAACAAAAAGACTTGAATAAGGAGGCAATCAAACGTATTGAGGCTAAAATAGAGAAAAATGAAATTGTAGAAGAAGAATTACAAAACCGCCGTAAGGATGGCTTACCTTATTGGAACAAGCTCACCATAAGGGTAATGTATGATACTGCCGCCCACCAAAAGAAATACCTCAGCATACACACCAACACTACGGAATATAAGGCACACGAAAAATACCTGTCGCAGTTGATCAACGAACTACAACATCAACAGTTTGCCATTGATCAAGCCGCACTTATCACCATTACCGACCGCAACGGTTACATTACCCACGCCAACGAAGCTTTTTGCCGGGTGTCTAAATACGAAGAACACGAATTGTTGGGGCAAAAACATAGCCTGGTAAACTCGGGATATCATCCACGCAGTTTTTTTAAGGACATGTGGGGCACTGTTCGTAAAGGAATGCTTTGGCGGGGAGAGATTCATAACCGGGCAAAAGACGGGACTTTTTATTGGGTAGATGTAACCATTGTGCCTTTTTTGTACAAAGACGAAGGACACGACCCTTACAAGTACCTATTTATCCGCTTTGATATTACAGAGCGCAAAAACGCTGAAAAACAACTCATTGTTGCCAAAGACAAAGCTGAAGAAGCCAATCGCCTTAAATCTAACTTTTTGGCCAATATGAGCCATGAAATAAGAACTCCCCTCAATGGTATTTTAGGGGTGGTGCAATTGATTGAAATAGAGTCAGACAATGAAACAATGCTGCATTACGCCCACTTGATTGGGCAAAGCGGCCAACGATTGCTCAACACTATTAATGGCATACTGGATTTGTCGCGGATAGAAGCCAACCGAGCCGAAGTATCGTGGGAACAAGTAAACATTATAGAGTTAGTCAGTGCCTTGGTACAATCGCTGGAAGTACTCGCCAATAGTCGCAATATTTACCTGAACATTGAATTTAACCTCGCCCAAAAGCAAGTACTTATCGACCCTTATTTGCTTGAACAGGTATTGAATAACTTGCTGGGCAACGCCATTAAGTTTACCGAAAGAGGTGGGGTAACCCTGAGGTTAAACGATGAAAACAATTGCCTGACGATAGAGGTAATAGACACTGGCATAGGCATAGAAGAACATTTTTTGAAAGAAATATTTGAGCCTTTCAAGCAAGAGAGTACAGGCATGGAACGACGTTTTCAGGGCAGTGGGCTAGGACTTGCCATTGCCAAAAAGATTGTAGAATTGATGGGTGGCGACATAAAAGTACACAGTAAGAAAAACCTTGGCAGCTGTTTTACCGTAATATTTCCTGAACAAAAGTTAAACCCTGAAGCTGAATCCCAATAA